From Channa argus isolate prfri chromosome 18, Channa argus male v1.0, whole genome shotgun sequence, the proteins below share one genomic window:
- the spra gene encoding sepiapterin reductase a, which yields MAATERTDLGCALCIITGASRGFGRTVARDVARLMEPGSAFVLVARSGDELRALQAELGQSEAGKAGLVVECVVADLSDMEGVESVVTTCEEAFSNQIDHVILVNNAASLGDVTRYAKSFTNMAEVDSYLSLNVSSSLCLTAKILQAFPQRSGLRRTVINVSSLCALKPFCSWVLYCTGKAAREMMFRVLAEEEPDIRVLNYSPGPLDTDMQMLARSKTADPTIRKSFSDMFAQGQLLTCEESCAKLMKLLLEDKYTSGAHIDIYDV from the exons atGGCGGCCACAGAACGCACAGACCTGGGCTGCGCGCTCTGCATCATCACCGGCGCCTCCAGAGGCTTTGGACGGACTGTAGCCAGGGACGTGGCCCGGCTGATGGAGCCGGGGTCCGCGTTCGTCCTGGTGGCTCGATCCGGGGACGAGCTGCGGGCTCTCCAAGCGGAGCTGGGCCAATCGGAGGCAGGCAAAGCGGGGCTGGTGGTCGAGTGTGTGGTGGCGGATCTGAGTGACATGGAGGGAGTGGAAAGCGTAGTGACGACGTGTGAAGAGGCTTTTTCCAACCAAATCGATCATGTTATACTTGTCAACAACGCTG CTTCTCTGGGTGATGTGACCCGCTATGCTAAAAGCTTCACTAACATGGCTGAGGTAGACTCCTACTTGTCTCTCAATGTCAGCTCCTCCCTGTGCCTCACCGCCAAAATCCTGCAGGCTTTTCCACAGCGTTCAGGTCTGCGGCGGACCGTGATCAATGTCTCCTCGCTCTGCGCCCTGAAGCCTTTCTGCTCCTGGGTGCTATACTGCACTGGCAAGGCTGCCCGAGAGATGATGTTCAGGGTGCTGGCAGAGGAGGAGCCGGACATCCGGGTGCTCAACTATTCTCCAG GGCCTCTGGACACGGACATGCAGATGTTGGCCAGATCCAAAACAGCTGATCCCACTATCAGGAAATCTTTTTCAGACATGTTTGCTCAAGGTCAGCTTCTCACCTGTGAAGAGTCCTGTGCCAAACTGATGAAGTTGCTGCTGGAAGACAAATACACATCTGGAGCTCACATAGACATCTATGATGTCTAG